GTGCATGTCGGCATCATCGAGGGCGGCAACGCCGGCAACATTCTGGCGCGCGACTGCCGCTTCGTGTGGGAGTTCCGCGGCCTGCCCGGCGTCGACCCCAAGCTCGCGGCAACCCACCTGCAGGACTACGTCGATCGCGTCGCGCTGCCGCGCCTGCGCCGCTACACGCAGGACGCGTCGATCGAGATCCACCGCGACGTCGAGGTGCCGGGGCTCGAGCCCGACCACGGCTCGGAGGCCGAGGTGCTGGCGAAGCGCCTCACCGGCACCAATGCCGTCGAGACGGTCTCCTTCGCCACCGAGGCCGGCCAGTTCCAGAAGGCAGGCATCCCGACCATCGTCTGCGGCCCCGGCTCGATCGCCCAGGCGCACCAGCCCGACGAGTACATCGAGCTCTCGCAGATCGACGCCGGCCTCGCCTTCCTGCGCAAGCTCGGCGAAGCACTGGCCTAGGGGCGCGGCGGCGTCCCGCCGCCACTCCAGCCTGCGACAAGGCTCGGTTGCGAGGATCGTCCGCGATCATCCGCGGAGACCTCATGGCGATCCAGCCGCCATCCGACATCCTGCTCGACGTGGCCGCGGCCGCCGACCCCGAAAAGGTGCGCGCCGCGACGGCGCGGCTCGCCAAGCTCGCGGCCGACCCCGCCGTCGTCGACAGGGACTTCGGCAAGGCGCTCGCCGCCGCGACGGCGGCCGGCAAGGCCGGGACGTCGAGCACGGGCGCAACCGCGCTCGCCGGCAAGGCGGCCTCGCCGACGCATCTCGCCGCAAGCGACGCGCCGACGCTGAAGCGCGGCCTCTCCCACAAGGGCGACATCTACCAAAAATTCGAGGCGGTGATGCTGCAGAGCTTCGTCGAGGCGATGCTGCCGAAGGAGGACGAGCTCTACGGCGGCAAGGAGACCGCAGGCGCCTTCCGCTCGATGATGGCGGAGCAGCTCGCCAACCAGATCTCGAAGGCCGGCGGCATCGGCATCGCCAAGGCCGTCGAGCACGCCCATCCCGCGCATGCGGCGCCCCCGCGCGCCGCGCAGACCCTGAAAGCCTGATCATGACAGCCCCAGCCGCCGCCACCTGGTTTCCCGAGGACCGCAAGTTCGTCTCGCCGGAGACCTACGACGCCTTCGTCGTTGTCCTGGAGCGGCTCGAGGCCGTGATCGACGCCGAGACGCGCATGCTGGCCTCGGGCCGCACAACCGAGATCGCCGAGGCGACGCGGCAGAAGCGGCAGGGCTTCCTCGAGCTCAGCCGGCTGATGCGGACGATGGAGCGCACCATCCCGAGCCAGGACATCCTCTCGCGGCTGGCGGCCTTCCGCGCCAAGCTCGAGGCCAACGACGAGAAGCTGCGCGTGCACCTCCAGGCGGTGCGCGCCGTCAACGCGCTGATCGTCGACGTTATGCGCGAGGCGGAGTCAGACGGCACCTACTCGCGCGGCTACGGCCGCTACACCGACGCCGACGCGTGACGCACCCGCGATGAAGGCGCTCCTCCTCGGGCTCTGGGCGATCACGGTGGCGCTCGGCGCGAGCTACGCCGTCGCGTTCGTCGAGACGCCGGCGAAGGTCGACGCCGCCGCCGGAAAGCCGGCGCTGGAGTCGCAGAAGACGCGCGTCATCAACGTGCCGATCGTCGCCGGCGGCGCGGTGCGCGGCTTCATCGTCGCGCAGTTTGCCTACACGACCGAGGCCGGCAAGATGAAGACGCTCAGCGTCTCGCCGGAAGTCTTCCTGCTCGACGAGGCGTTCCGCACGATCTACGCGGACGACAAGCTCGATTTCTTGCACCTCGACAAGTACGACATCTCCGGCCTCACCAAGCGCCTCGTCACCGCCACCAACGCGCGGCTCGGCGAGCCCGTCGTGCACGACGTGCTGGTGCAGGACTTCACCTTCATCTCACGGGAAGAGAACGAGCGATGAGCGCGCGTGCGCCGGCGCCTGCCGATTTCGACGGGCTCGCGCTCGGTCGCCTGACCTGGATCGGGCTGATCGTCGCCGCGCTCGGCTGGGCGCTGATGATCTGCGAGGCGACCATGGCCGACGTGCTCGCCCGCGCATCTCGCGCGCCGACGCTGCACGGCGATCTCGTCGCCGTGGCGCAAGGCTTGATCGGCTCCGGCTTCGGCCTGGCGATCGTCGGCGCACTGCAGAGCGGCTTCGGCACGCTCAACCGCTTCTTCGAGGCCGTCCTCATGCGCTCGACGCAGCGGGCCGGCGGCAGCCCCGCGGCGGTGCCGGTCGCACCGGCGGCGGGGCGCGAGCGGCGTCCCTATCGCACGCTCGCCGACGGATCGGTCGAGGTCGAGACGATCGTCGGCACGCGCCGCTTCGCATCGATGCAGGAGGCGGCCGAGTTCATCTGACTCGCTATTGCGCCGCGCGATGGGCGGAGGTGGGCGGCAACGGCGCGCCGGCCTTCTCGATCGACGCGCAGTCCGACCCGGCCGGCTTTCCGGCGAAGCGGTCGGCGAGCCAGTCGACCGTCGGGCCGATCGTGCTCGGCGTGATCGTCAGATGGCCGTCGTCGGGCTTCCAGATCAGCGTGACTTCGTTGCCGAGCCGGCAGCTCGCCTGCGCATAGGCCTGCGTCAGCGCCGGCATGACGACATCGTCCTTGCCGCCTTGCGCGATCAGCAGCGGCGCCGGCAGGTGAACGGCCACGACCGAATTCTCCTTCAGCCGCGGCAACCACTCCGCGCCGAGATGATAGGGCACCTGCTTGCTGAGGATCAGGAGCGTCGTGTTGGTGAAGGCCGAGGCGACGTCGAAGCGGGTGCAGTCCTTGGCGAGCTGGTGGATGATCATGCGCCCGAAGGCATTGGCGAAGCTCGACAGCGGGATGCCGTAGACCTTGGACCAGCTGTCGGCGACGTAGCCCGTGATGAGC
This Beijerinckiaceae bacterium RH AL1 DNA region includes the following protein-coding sequences:
- a CDS encoding Rod-binding protein (ID:RHAL1_03892;~source:Prodigal:2.6), translating into MAIQPPSDILLDVAAAADPEKVRAATARLAKLAADPAVVDRDFGKALAAATAAGKAGTSSTGATALAGKAASPTHLAASDAPTLKRGLSHKGDIYQKFEAVMLQSFVEAMLPKEDELYGGKETAGAFRSMMAEQLANQISKAGGIGIAKAVEHAHPAHAAPPRAAQTLKA
- a CDS encoding protein of unknown function (ID:RHAL1_03893;~source:Prodigal:2.6); its protein translation is MTAPAAATWFPEDRKFVSPETYDAFVVVLERLEAVIDAETRMLASGRTTEIAEATRQKRQGFLELSRLMRTMERTIPSQDILSRLAAFRAKLEANDEKLRVHLQAVRAVNALIVDVMREAESDGTYSRGYGRYTDADA
- a CDS encoding hypothetical protein (ID:RHAL1_03894;~conserved exported protein of unknown function;~source:Prodigal:2.6); amino-acid sequence: MKALLLGLWAITVALGASYAVAFVETPAKVDAAAGKPALESQKTRVINVPIVAGGAVRGFIVAQFAYTTEAGKMKTLSVSPEVFLLDEAFRTIYADDKLDFLHLDKYDISGLTKRLVTATNARLGEPVVHDVLVQDFTFISREENER
- a CDS encoding hypothetical protein (ID:RHAL1_03895;~conserved protein of unknown function;~source:Prodigal:2.6), with translation MSARAPAPADFDGLALGRLTWIGLIVAALGWALMICEATMADVLARASRAPTLHGDLVAVAQGLIGSGFGLAIVGALQSGFGTLNRFFEAVLMRSTQRAGGSPAAVPVAPAAGRERRPYRTLADGSVEVETIVGTRRFASMQEAAEFI